From one Leptospira stimsonii genomic stretch:
- the purE gene encoding 5-(carboxyamino)imidazole ribonucleotide mutase yields the protein MGAKVAIIMGSHSDWETMKEAELILNEFGVSVHKEIVSAHRSPELMLEFSKSARDAGFSVIIAGAGGAAHLPGMVASLTTLPVLGVPIQSKALNGLDSLLSIVQMPGGVPVGTLAIGVAGAKNAGLLAIRILSLQDSKLSEKLSKYRDQIREDALSKNKDLL from the coding sequence TTGGGCGCAAAAGTTGCAATCATTATGGGAAGTCATTCCGATTGGGAAACGATGAAAGAAGCCGAGCTCATTCTAAACGAGTTCGGCGTTTCCGTTCATAAGGAAATCGTTTCCGCACACAGATCTCCCGAACTTATGTTAGAATTTTCTAAATCCGCAAGAGACGCAGGTTTTTCCGTCATCATCGCCGGTGCCGGCGGTGCGGCCCATCTTCCGGGAATGGTAGCCTCTCTGACGACGCTTCCCGTTCTCGGAGTTCCGATCCAAAGTAAAGCACTGAACGGACTGGACAGCCTTCTTTCCATCGTTCAAATGCCGGGCGGAGTTCCGGTTGGAACTCTGGCGATCGGGGTCGCCGGTGCAAAAAACGCAGGTCTACTTGCGATTCGAATTCTTTCTCTCCAAGATTCTAAACTCTCTGAGAAACTTTCCAAATATAGGGATCAAATCCGCGAAGACGCACTTTCTAAGAATAAGGATCTTCTGTGA
- a CDS encoding UDP-glucose dehydrogenase family protein produces the protein MKVCVIGSGYVGLVAGACFAEYGNQVICVDKDETKISNLKKGIIPIYEPGLSELVLNNAKEKRLEFTTSLKEGVEKTDLIFIAVGTPTLPDGSSDLSAVFAVAREIGKSINGYKVIVDKSTVPVGTAAQVKAIIANETKEEFDVVSNPEFLKEGAAIDDFMRPERVVIGSDTQRAGDLVAQLYAPFVLNGNPILRMGVVSAELTKYACNAFLATKISFSNEIANLCEVVGANYEDVRKGMGTDSRIGRQFLYAGIGYGGSCFPKDVRALIKTSEDEGAPLQIIRKVEEVNEAQKLRLYEKIVKFYGESNLSGKTLAVWGLSFKPGTDDMREAPSIPLLLQLHEKNVKLQVYDPVSKETSAVYFQGKVEYSADAYSALKGADALLLLTEWREFREPDFGKIKTLLKSNVIFDGRNQYSPELMKKEGFQYFSIGKPNV, from the coding sequence ATGAAAGTTTGCGTGATTGGAAGCGGTTATGTCGGCCTCGTTGCGGGCGCTTGTTTTGCAGAATACGGAAATCAAGTGATCTGCGTCGATAAGGACGAAACGAAGATCTCAAATCTCAAAAAAGGAATCATTCCTATCTATGAACCCGGTCTTTCCGAACTCGTTTTGAACAACGCCAAAGAAAAGAGACTGGAGTTTACCACTTCTCTGAAAGAAGGAGTGGAAAAGACCGACCTCATTTTTATCGCTGTGGGGACTCCCACACTTCCCGACGGTTCCTCCGACCTTTCCGCCGTCTTTGCGGTCGCGAGAGAGATCGGAAAATCGATCAACGGCTACAAGGTCATCGTGGACAAATCCACGGTTCCGGTCGGAACTGCGGCCCAGGTCAAAGCGATAATCGCAAACGAGACAAAAGAAGAATTCGACGTCGTTTCCAATCCTGAATTCTTAAAAGAAGGGGCGGCGATCGACGACTTTATGCGCCCGGAAAGAGTTGTGATCGGTTCCGACACGCAGAGAGCAGGGGACTTGGTCGCACAACTCTACGCTCCCTTTGTATTAAACGGAAATCCGATTTTAAGAATGGGCGTCGTCTCCGCGGAACTTACGAAATACGCGTGTAACGCATTTCTCGCGACAAAGATCTCTTTTTCGAACGAGATCGCGAATCTCTGTGAAGTCGTAGGAGCGAACTACGAAGACGTTCGCAAAGGAATGGGAACCGACTCTCGGATCGGAAGACAATTCCTCTACGCGGGAATCGGTTACGGTGGTTCTTGTTTTCCAAAGGACGTTCGCGCTCTGATCAAAACTTCCGAAGATGAAGGCGCTCCTCTGCAGATCATTCGCAAAGTGGAAGAAGTCAACGAAGCCCAGAAACTCAGACTCTATGAGAAAATCGTAAAGTTTTATGGAGAATCGAATCTTTCCGGAAAAACCCTCGCGGTCTGGGGTCTTTCCTTCAAACCCGGAACCGACGACATGAGAGAGGCTCCTTCCATTCCTCTTCTTTTGCAACTTCATGAGAAAAACGTAAAGTTGCAAGTCTACGATCCAGTTTCTAAGGAAACCTCGGCGGTTTATTTTCAAGGAAAAGTAGAATATTCTGCGGACGCGTATTCGGCTCTTAAGGGAGCTGACGCGCTTCTTCTCCTTACGGAATGGAGAGAATTTAGGGAACCCGACTTCGGAAAAATTAAAACATTATTGAAATCGAATGTGATTTTCGACGGTAGAAATCAGTATTCTCCCGAGCTGATGAAAAAAGAGGGCTTTCAATACTTTTCGATCGGTAAGCCGAACGTCTGA
- a CDS encoding 5-(carboxyamino)imidazole ribonucleotide synthase — translation MTQNKILLPGAKLGVMGSGQLARMFALEAIPNGYEVFVYSPEQNSPAGGVGAKEFVFDYEDKDAILSFLKSIDALTFEFENIPDLALSIIEDFERNSDLIVRPSASCIRIAQNRWKEKSAFREAGIPTVNFFPVFTEQDKNEVPKKVGYPCILKTNTMGYDGKGQVKCKSEDELITALSSLRELNHIVEEFFPFTSEASVIFARFQDGTISHYRPSLNIHKNHILDLTFHPGDFPSMIETKLVDYAKKLAEKIDYIGVFGIEFFIKEDRILCNEFAPRPHNSGHFSQDGGSLSQFSLQLRTLCNLPAPTEIPVRPVTMKNILGEDYKPESKLWMETLKNPHFHLHLYGKTEARKGRKMGHWNYSGPKPESAFEHWE, via the coding sequence GTGACACAAAATAAAATTCTTCTTCCGGGAGCAAAGCTCGGAGTCATGGGCTCCGGTCAGTTAGCAAGAATGTTTGCACTGGAAGCGATACCGAACGGCTATGAAGTTTTCGTTTATTCTCCGGAACAGAATTCTCCTGCGGGAGGTGTGGGCGCAAAAGAATTCGTCTTTGATTACGAAGACAAAGATGCGATCCTCTCTTTTTTAAAATCGATCGACGCACTCACATTCGAATTTGAGAATATTCCAGATTTGGCACTTTCCATAATTGAGGATTTTGAAAGGAATTCGGACCTGATCGTCCGTCCGTCGGCAAGCTGTATTCGAATTGCACAGAACCGCTGGAAAGAAAAGTCCGCGTTTCGGGAAGCAGGAATCCCAACCGTGAACTTTTTTCCGGTCTTTACCGAACAGGATAAAAACGAGGTCCCTAAAAAAGTCGGATATCCCTGTATTCTAAAAACCAATACGATGGGTTATGACGGGAAAGGGCAAGTAAAGTGTAAGTCAGAGGACGAACTGATCACCGCACTCTCCTCTCTCAGAGAACTCAATCATATCGTGGAGGAATTTTTTCCATTCACATCCGAAGCCTCCGTCATTTTTGCAAGATTTCAAGACGGAACGATTTCGCACTATCGTCCTTCATTAAACATCCATAAGAATCATATCCTGGATCTAACCTTTCATCCCGGTGACTTCCCTTCGATGATAGAAACCAAGCTCGTCGATTATGCGAAGAAACTTGCCGAGAAAATTGACTACATCGGAGTTTTTGGAATCGAGTTTTTTATCAAAGAAGATCGAATCCTCTGCAATGAATTCGCACCAAGACCGCACAACTCGGGACATTTTAGTCAGGACGGCGGTTCTCTCTCCCAATTCTCCCTTCAGCTGAGAACGCTCTGTAATCTTCCGGCTCCAACGGAAATTCCAGTGAGGCCCGTGACGATGAAGAATATTCTTGGCGAAGACTACAAACCGGAATCGAAGCTCTGGATGGAAACATTAAAGAATCCTCATTTTCATCTCCATCTCTATGGAAAAACGGAAGCCCGAAAGGGAAGAAAAATGGGTCATTGGAATTACTCGGGACCGAAGCCCGAGTCAGCTTTCGAACATTGGGAATAA
- a CDS encoding UDP-N-acetylmuramoyl-tripeptide--D-alanyl-D-alanine ligase, which translates to MKADFFYDPETIRRVLETPQKTWFKEGSRITNITTSSSEAEIGSLFVPLRGNRDGHEFIRDAISRGASYFLIEADHPLRKSLSSEEEKKAIPVNDTLSALGKLAAFHRSRFRPILIAVTGSSGKTTTKELLGNCLRPIGESALVVTEKNYNNEIGLPFTLFRITDMTRIVVCEMGMNHRGEISRLSTIAKPDLAIITTIGTAHIEFLGSQKNIAKAKAEVVEGFQNGGKLFFPSTGEHLKILKKKLKKYGGKLILSEPEKTFTIIERKPLGFTLEYKGNRINWNLPGEKLLENLALSVALLETIETPKEWILEGISSFRSGNKRLDLQTGKYSIINDTYNANYESMISSLEVANQLADGKDFYAVLGDMKELGKHSSTFHKKLGTQCAEFKNLKGLFTFGKDAEWIQKEFNKRASSPRFSFHFDGTTEGLNELLKTFVEKVPESSVVLAKASRGIQLERFVEGLPV; encoded by the coding sequence ATGAAGGCAGACTTCTTTTACGATCCGGAAACGATCCGCCGAGTCTTAGAAACACCCCAAAAAACTTGGTTCAAAGAAGGTTCCCGAATCACCAACATTACGACCTCTTCCAGTGAAGCGGAAATCGGCTCCCTTTTTGTTCCTCTTAGAGGAAATCGTGACGGACACGAATTCATCAGAGACGCAATTTCTCGAGGTGCATCCTATTTTTTAATCGAAGCGGATCATCCTCTTCGCAAAAGTTTATCTTCGGAGGAAGAGAAAAAAGCGATTCCGGTCAATGACACGTTATCCGCTCTTGGAAAGCTCGCGGCCTTTCATCGTTCTCGATTCCGTCCGATTCTCATCGCGGTAACGGGTTCGAGCGGGAAAACGACGACAAAAGAACTTCTCGGAAATTGTCTCCGACCAATCGGAGAATCTGCGTTAGTCGTCACTGAAAAAAATTATAATAACGAAATCGGACTTCCCTTCACTCTTTTTAGAATCACAGATATGACAAGAATCGTGGTTTGCGAAATGGGAATGAATCATAGAGGAGAAATTTCGAGACTTTCCACGATCGCAAAACCGGATCTTGCAATCATAACCACTATCGGAACAGCACACATAGAATTTTTAGGAAGCCAAAAGAATATCGCGAAAGCGAAAGCGGAAGTGGTCGAAGGATTCCAAAACGGAGGAAAACTTTTTTTCCCAAGCACCGGAGAACATTTAAAAATTCTTAAAAAGAAACTAAAAAAATACGGGGGAAAACTGATTCTCAGCGAACCGGAAAAGACATTCACTATTATTGAAAGAAAGCCCTTGGGCTTCACTCTTGAATATAAAGGAAATAGAATAAACTGGAATCTTCCCGGAGAAAAACTCCTCGAAAATCTCGCCCTTTCCGTCGCGCTCTTAGAAACGATCGAAACACCAAAGGAATGGATCTTAGAAGGAATTTCGAGTTTTCGATCCGGCAATAAACGCCTCGATTTACAAACCGGAAAATACTCCATTATCAACGATACATACAACGCAAATTACGAATCCATGATATCCTCTCTCGAAGTGGCAAATCAGTTAGCCGATGGGAAAGATTTTTACGCGGTCTTAGGCGATATGAAAGAATTGGGAAAACATTCTTCTACCTTTCACAAAAAGTTGGGCACTCAGTGCGCTGAATTTAAAAACTTGAAAGGACTCTTTACATTCGGTAAAGATGCAGAATGGATCCAAAAAGAATTTAATAAGCGCGCGAGTTCACCCAGATTTTCTTTTCATTTTGACGGAACCACGGAAGGTCTCAACGAACTCTTAAAAACTTTTGTCGAAAAAGTGCCGGAATCTTCGGTCGTCTTAGCAAAAGCGTCCAGAGGAATTCAACTGGAGCGCTTCGTCGAAGGTCTTCCGGTTTAG
- a CDS encoding FG-GAP-like repeat-containing protein has protein sequence MILTGILAGFLYAENAVTVSNVANYSILQSGFLTGKAQTPAVYVSLDGQPGSIVPVDSLSSWRYQLPAPSVTGTFWKLGTRHKISISAVDSFGNIFGSKSINVIKGPNRDTNGDGFADALLSVSPSNAVVGYGLVFLGHGDTGNPSPTPDSILTDGQAGGTYFGDRIGSGDFNGDGYADMVIGAQASPAFGTIGAAFIFHSSGPNGIQSQNLLSGGSYNTLIQGQNSGERLGSMVLGGDVNNDGYDDAILTSPWLNGVSYIFYSQGSSGVPSKNLGAGGLADIKYLGAADNFGSSSSVGDINADGYMDLVVGAPTFNTNQGRVYIFISNAGVLPLTPQYLISPNAQCPPGGGCNYASSMVQLADFNGDSCADLAVTAQGYNTNRGLVFVYHSNCGATNPFSNTPNTTLFGPSLSTCNGGTNCSFGVSMSSGDINGDGFADLLVGANQTSNNFGNAYIFQSAGSTGIPNVDLSSGGSAVAVLGGESAGLHFGIFTVLQDMNGDGLSDVLVSAPDPIATGASQVGKGKVHFFKTDPSTGMGNQNLNAGGKATATLTYSNGLSFGNSVASDQIDLLESKISFLFR, from the coding sequence TTGATCTTAACCGGAATCCTTGCCGGTTTCCTTTATGCCGAAAACGCAGTCACAGTATCGAATGTAGCAAATTATTCTATTCTTCAGTCTGGTTTTTTAACAGGTAAAGCGCAGACCCCGGCGGTGTATGTTTCTCTGGACGGTCAACCCGGAAGTATCGTTCCAGTGGATAGTCTTTCCTCATGGAGATATCAACTTCCCGCGCCTTCCGTTACGGGAACCTTTTGGAAATTAGGAACGAGACACAAGATTTCCATCAGTGCAGTCGATTCGTTTGGGAATATCTTCGGAAGTAAGTCAATCAATGTGATCAAGGGACCGAATCGTGATACCAACGGAGACGGGTTTGCAGATGCCCTTCTTTCTGTTTCTCCGAGTAACGCGGTTGTAGGGTACGGGCTTGTTTTTTTAGGACACGGAGATACGGGAAATCCATCTCCAACTCCGGACTCTATTCTCACGGACGGTCAAGCGGGAGGAACCTATTTCGGAGATCGGATCGGTTCCGGTGATTTCAACGGAGACGGTTATGCGGATATGGTCATCGGCGCTCAGGCCTCACCCGCATTCGGTACGATCGGAGCCGCTTTTATCTTTCACAGTTCCGGCCCGAACGGAATTCAAAGTCAAAATTTACTTTCCGGTGGTTCGTACAATACTTTGATCCAAGGTCAGAACAGCGGGGAAAGACTCGGCTCAATGGTGTTAGGCGGAGACGTAAATAACGACGGCTATGATGATGCGATTCTAACCTCTCCATGGCTTAACGGCGTAAGTTATATTTTTTATAGCCAGGGATCGTCCGGAGTTCCGTCCAAAAATTTAGGAGCGGGCGGATTGGCCGACATTAAGTATTTAGGGGCCGCGGATAACTTCGGTTCGAGTTCCAGCGTCGGGGATATCAATGCAGACGGATACATGGATTTAGTCGTAGGCGCTCCCACGTTCAATACAAACCAGGGAAGAGTTTATATCTTTATATCAAATGCGGGAGTTCTTCCTCTAACGCCGCAATATCTGATTTCGCCTAACGCGCAATGCCCTCCGGGGGGAGGATGCAATTACGCTTCGTCTATGGTTCAACTCGCCGATTTCAACGGAGATTCTTGCGCCGATCTCGCGGTAACGGCACAGGGATACAACACGAACAGAGGACTCGTCTTCGTCTATCATTCTAACTGCGGCGCGACAAATCCTTTTTCGAATACGCCGAATACGACTTTGTTCGGTCCGTCTCTTTCCACTTGCAACGGAGGAACCAACTGCTCCTTCGGCGTGTCTATGTCCTCCGGTGATATAAATGGGGACGGTTTTGCCGACCTCCTCGTCGGCGCCAATCAGACTTCGAATAATTTCGGGAACGCTTACATATTTCAAAGTGCGGGTTCGACCGGCATCCCGAACGTAGATTTGAGCTCCGGAGGCTCCGCAGTAGCTGTGTTAGGCGGGGAATCCGCAGGTTTACATTTCGGAATTTTTACCGTTCTCCAGGATATGAACGGAGACGGATTGTCTGATGTCCTCGTTTCCGCACCGGATCCGATCGCAACAGGAGCTTCCCAAGTTGGGAAAGGTAAGGTTCATTTTTTTAAGACCGACCCTTCCACTGGGATGGGGAATCAGAATCTGAACGCAGGCGGAAAGGCAACGGCCACTCTCACATATTCAAACGGACTTTCTTTTGGAAATTCAGTTGCCTCTGATCAAATCGATTTATTGGAATCGAAGATTTCCTTTCTTTTCCGTTAA